A single region of the Pygocentrus nattereri isolate fPygNat1 chromosome 27, fPygNat1.pri, whole genome shotgun sequence genome encodes:
- the khdrbs1b gene encoding KH domain-containing, RNA-binding, signal transduction-associated protein 1b: MENEGSKYLPQLLAERDSLDSSFIHAMKLISAEIDRVQKEEAPEKDTETYLDLFTAKNIKLKERVLIPVKQYPKFNFVGKILGPQGNTIKRLQEETGAKISVLGKGSMRDKAKEEGLRRSGEPKYAHLSMELHVFIEVFAPAPEAYLRMAHAMEEIKKFLFPDMMDEICQEQFMEMGYLNGNQDHGVRGRGGPLARGRGAPPAAPRGRGMPPMRGGVPRGGPGRGGGVRGAPAGRGGPPTQPARGAAAGRARAPAPGPQRMPPPPPRPPAQESYEEYSYDESYAEPAYESYDSYYSQPQTEPEYYDYGHGETQEGYENYAQDDWNGTQRAPTGGKVSAQRQTKGAYREHPYGRY; encoded by the exons ATGGAGAACGAGGGTAGTAAGTACCTCCCGCAGCTGCTGGCGGAGAGAGACAGTCTGGACTCGTCCTTCATCCACGCCATGAAGCTCATATCCGCAG aaattgaCAGGGTTCAGAAAGAGGAGGCACCAGAGAAAGACACCGAAACGTACTTGGATCTCTTCACAGCGAAGAATATCAAACTGAAGGAAAGAGTTCTTATTCCAGTCAAGCAGTACCCGAAG TTTAACTTTGTTGGGAAGATTCTTGGGCCTCAGGGGAACACAATCAAGAGACTGCAGGAGGAGACAGGAGCGAAGATCTCTGTGCTGGGGAAGGGCTCCATGAGAGACAAAGCCAAG GAGGAAGGCCTGAGGAGAAGTGGGGAGCCAAAGTATGCCCATCTGTCCATGGAGCTCCACGTGTTCATTGAGGTGTTTGCACCTGCTCCTGAAGCATACCTGCGCATGGCCCATGCAATGGAGGAGATTAAGAAGTTCCTGTTCCCT GACATGATGGATGAAATTTGCCAGGAGCAGTTCATGGAAATGGGTTATCTGAATGGCAATCAGGATCATGGCGTTAGGGGCCGAGGAGGTCCACTTGCCAGGGGCCGCGGGGCACCTCCTGCTGCACCTAG ggGTCGTGGCATGCCACCAATGCGTGGTGGAGTTCCTCGTGGTGGTCCTGGAAGAGGTGGAGGGGTGAGAGGAGCTCCAGCAGGACGAGGTGGACCACCAACCCAGCCAGCCAGAGGTGCTGCAGCCGGCCGCGCCCGTGCCCCGGCTCCAGGACCCCAGAGAATGCCTCCTCCACCCCCACGACCTCCTGCTCAAGAGAGCTACGAAGAATAT TCCTATGACGAAAGCTACGCTGAGCCGGCCTACGAGTCCTACGACAGCTATTACAGTCAACCACAGAC AGAACCAGAGTACTATGACTATGGACATGGAGAGACACAGGAAGGATATGAAAATTATG CTCAGGATGACTGGAATGGAACACAGCGTGCTCCTACTGGTGGGAAGGTCTCTGCTCAAAGACAAACTAAAGGGGCATACAGAGAACACCCCTATGGACGATACTGA